A single window of Nicotiana tomentosiformis chromosome 1, ASM39032v3, whole genome shotgun sequence DNA harbors:
- the LOC104095874 gene encoding leucine-rich repeat receptor-like serine/threonine-protein kinase BAM3, which produces MAASGTILFFFTYFLLVFLTSPHVITSSQPHNLSLRRQAKILVSLKQDFVASIPSTLSSWNMSNYMYLCSWNGITCDDTKSVTSIDISNLNISGSLSPNIHELTTLQILNISNNLFSGNLSWEIPRLKALQVLDAYNNNFSGPLPLVVTQLLQLKHLDFGGNYFSGQIPLGYGNFNQLEFLSLAGNDLRGPIPRELGNLTNLRWLQLGYFNQFDGGIPQELGKLVNLVHLDLSSCNLDGPIPAELGNLNMLDTLFLQKNQLTGMIPPELGNLMSLKSLDLSINELTGAIPIEFSGLQELTLLNLFINNVRGEIPQCIAELPELEVLNLWRNNFTGFIPSKLGMNGKLVEIDLSSNRLTGLIPKSLCLGRNLRILILLNNFLFGPLPDDFGQCHSLSRVRMGQNYLSGSIPTGFLYLPELSLVELQNNYISGQLSNKKSSVSSKLEGLNLSNNRLSGALPSAIGKFSGLKNLLLSGNRFSGDIPSDISRLKSISKLDLSRNNFSGRIPPEIGNCLSLTYLDLSQNQLSGPIPVQIAQIHILTYINISWNHFNDSLPEEIGSMKSLTSADFSHNNLTGSIPETGQYLFFNSTSFIGNPYLCGSYLTPCNITSNAPSQLGDGSDKKAKVPTKYKFIFAFGLLVCSLIFVVLAIIKTRKGSKNSNSWKLTAFQKLEFGSEDILQCLKDNNIIGRGGAGTVYRGNMPNGDHVAVKKLGISKGTHDNGLSAEVKTLGKIRHRYIVRLLAFCSNKEINLLVYEYMPNGSLGEVLHGKNGGLLQWDTRLKIAIEAAKGLSYLHHDCSPMIIHRDVKSNNILLNSELEAHVADFGLAKYLQNNGTSECMSAIAGSYGYIAPEYAYTLKIDEKSDVYSYGVVLLELITGRRPVGNFGEEGVDIVQWAKRETNWSKEGVVKILDERLKNVATAEAMQVFFVAMLCVEEYSVERPTMREVVQMLSQAKQPNTFQIQ; this is translated from the exons ATGGCTGCTTCTGGTACAATTCTCTTCTTTTTCACTTATTTCCTCCTCGTGTTCCTCACTTCTCCTCATGTCATCACTTCGTCCCAACCCCATAATCTGTCTCTGAGACGACAGGCCAAGATTCTAGTTTCTCTGAAACAAGATTTTGTAGCCTCTATTCCTAGTACTCTGTCTAGTTGGAACATGTCAAATTATATGTATCTCTGCTCTTGGAACGGCATCACATGTGACGACACCAAATCAGTAACTTCTATTGATATCTCCAATCTAAACATCTCTGGCTCTCTCTCACCTAATATTCATGAGCTTACTACACTTCAAATCCTGAATATTTCCAACAACTTGTTTAGTGGAAATTTGAGCTGGGAGATTCCAAGGTTGAAGGCTCTTCAAGTGCTGGATGCTTATAACAACAATTTTTCTGGCCCACTCCCCTTGGTAGTCACTCAACTTCTGCAGCTGAAACATTTGGATTTCGGGGGCAACTACTTTTCGGGGCAAATTCCTTTGGGCTATGGTAATTTTAATCAGCTTGAGTTCCTGTCTCTTGCGGGAAATGACTTGCGCGGTCCTATACCTCGTGAGTTGGGCAACCTTACAAACCTCAGATGGCTGCAATTGGGTTATTTCAATCAGTTTGATGGGGGAATTCCACAAGAGTTGGGAAAACTGGTCAATTTGGTTCATTTAGACCTTTCCAGCTGCAACTTGGACGGGCCGATTCCAGCAGAACTTGGTAATCTTAACATGTTGGACACTCTCTTCTTGCAAAAAAATCAACTTACTGGGATGATTCCTCCTGAGCTTGGAAATTTGATGAGCTTGAAATCGCTTGATCTTTCCATCAATGAACTCACAGGAGCGATCCCAATTGAATTCTCGGGACTCCAAGAGCTCACCCTGttgaacttgtttatcaacaatgtgCGTGGTGAGATTCCCCAATGCATTGCGGAGCTACCAGAATTGGAGGTGCTGAATCTTTGGCGGAATAATTTCACTGGATTCATACCTTCGAAACTAGGGATGAATGGTAAACTAGTTGAGATTGATCTTTCTAGTAATAGACTCACTGGCTTGATACCAAAATCTCTATGCTTAGGGAGGAATTTGAGGATCTTGATTTTACTTAATAATTTTCTCTTTGGACCTTTACCTGATGATTTTGGCCAGTGTCACTCTTTGTCCAGAGTCAGAATGGGGCAGAATTACTTAAGTGGATCAATACCGACAGGGTTCCTTTATTTGCCAGAGTTGTCACTGGTGGAACTACAGAACAATTACATCAGTGGACAACTCTCAAACAAGAAAAGTTCGGTATCGTCCAAACTTGAAGGGCTGAACCTGTCGAACAATCGCTTGTCTGGTGCACTTCCCAGTGCTATTGGAAAATTTTCAGGCTTGAAGAATCTTTTATTAAGTGGAAATCGATTCTCAGGCGATATTCCTTCTGATATAAGCAGACTGAAAAGCATCTCAAAGCTGGACCTGAGTAGGAACAACTTCTCTGGCAGAATCCCTCCTGAAATTGGTAACTGTCTTTCACTAACTTACTTGGATTTGAGCCAAAATCAACTTTCTGGTCCTATCCCAGTTCAAATTGCTCAAATTCACATCCTAACTTACATCAATATTTCTTGGAATCACTTCAACGATAGCCTTCCCGAGGAGATTGGCTCAATGAAGAGCTTAACTTCAGCAGACTTTTCCCACAATAACTTAACTGGATCAATACCTGAAACAGGACAATATTTATTTTTCAACTCAACTTCCTTCATTGGCAACCCTTATCTTTGTGGATCCTACTTGACTCCTTGCAACATAACATCCAACGCACCGTCACAACTTGGTGATGGAAGTGACAAAAAAGCCAAGGTTCCAACAAAATACAAGTTTATATTTGCATTTGGACTCTTAGTCTGCTCTCTCATTTTTGTTGTCCTAGCAATAATCAAGACAAGAAAGGGGAGTAAGAATTCAAATTCCTGGAAGCTGACAGCATTTCAAAAGCTAGAATTCGGAAGTGAAGACATTTTGCAGTGCTTGAAAGATAACAACATCATAGGAAGAGGTGGAGCAGGGACAGTGTATAGGGGAAACATGCCAAATGGTGATCATGTGGCAGTGAAGAAGTTGGGAATTAGCAAAGGTACCCATGACAATGGTCTATCTGCTGAAGTTAAAACATTAGGAAAGATCAGGCATAGGTACATTGTTAGACTACTGGCATTTTGTTCAAACAAGGAAATCAATTTGCTGGTTTATGAGTATATGCCAAATGGTAGCTTAGGTGAAGTGCTTCATGGGAAGAACGGCGGACTTCTCCAGTGGGACACTAGGCTAAAAATAGCCATAGAAGCTGCTAAGGGCCTTTCTTATTTGCACCATGATTGCTCGCCTATGATAATCCACCGCGATGTCAAGTCCAATAATATATTGTTGAATTCAGAACTGGAAGCTCATGTTGCAGATTTTGGATTAGCCAAGTACTTGCAGAATAATGGTACCTCAGAGTGCATGTCTGCAATTGCAGGCTCGTATGGCTACATTGCTCCTG AATATGCATACACGCTGAAAATTGATGAGAAAAGCGACGTATATAGCTACGGAGTGGTATTATTGGAGCTCATAACAGGACGAAGGCCAGTGGGGAATTTTGGAGAAGAAGGAGTGGACATTGTGCAATGGGCCAAAAGGGAAACTAATTGGAGCAAAGAAGGAGTGGTCAAAATATTGGATGAGAGGCTTAAAAATGTTGCAACTGCAGAAGCGATGCAAGTATTTTTCGTGGCAATGCTGTGTGTTGAAGAGTACAGCGTAGAGAGGCCCACCATGCGGGAAGTAGTCCAGATGCTTTCTCAAGCTAAACAACCAAATACTTTCCAAATCCAATGA